The genome window GCAGGGCGACCGCGGCCTGGTCGGCCACCATCTGCAGCACCCGTACGTCCTCGTCGGTGAACGCGGACACCTTGGTGCTCTCCACGTTGAGCACCCCGAGCACCCGTTCTTTGATGTGGATGGGGACGGCGATTTCGCTCCTGGCGCCCCGCACGCCCGGAATGTAGCGGCTGTCCCGGGTCACATCGTCGACCCGCACGGCGAGCCCCGTTCGCGCCACGTATCCCGTGACCCCCCTCTCCAGGGGGATGCGGAGGTTGTCCGGGGCGTCATAGCCGTAGGCGCCCGCCAGCCTCAGGCCGCCCGCTTCCTCGTCCACCAGGAGGATAGCCGGGTTGGGGTAGCCGAACATGTCCCGCACCAGCCGCAGCAGGCGGTCGATCAGCTTGTCCATCTCGAGTTCGGAAGTGATGATCTTGCCGCTCTCGTAAAGGGCCGCCAGGACGGCCCGGGCGCGGCGCAGCTCCCGTACGAGGTGGAGCAGCTCCACGGTCCGGTGGAACCGGACCCTCGCCACCGCCCCGCTGAGCAGGCCCGCCCCGACGAGGAGCACGAACCCGACGACCCAGTCCGGCACGAGCCATGGGGCCCACGCCGACCCGTACCGGAGGCACAGCGCTGCACCGACCGCAAGAGAGGCCAGCAGGCCGGCCGTCCCGCCCCAGGCGGGTCCGAAGGTGAACCCGA of Bacillota bacterium contains these proteins:
- a CDS encoding sensor domain-containing diguanylate cyclase, with translation MPARLATEAGLVSRRRRRISDRRFAVLVAAGSLSLYGGLVVARPELGAIHAVPGAMPIAIGFTFGPAWGGTAGLLASLAVGAALCLRYGSAWAPWLVPDWVVGFVLLVGAGLLSGAVARVRFHRTVELLHLVRELRRARAVLAALYESGKIITSELEMDKLIDRLLRLVRDMFGYPNPAILLVDEEAGGLRLAGAYGYDAPDNLRIPLERGVTGYVARTGLAVRVDDVTRDSRYIPGVRGARSEIAVPIHIKERVLGVLNVESTKVSAFTDEDVRVLQMVADQAAVALQNAHLLGLTAHMAVTDGLTELYNRRYFIQQIELKVERARRTGAPVSLVLMDIDDFKHFNDQFGHLV